One stretch of Solibacillus isronensis DNA includes these proteins:
- the rplV gene encoding 50S ribosomal protein L22 translates to MTQAKAIARTVRIAPRKVRLVVDLIRGKQIGEAVAILRHTPKAASPVVEKVLKSAVANAEHNYELDVNNLVVSEIFVDEGPTLKRFRPRAQGRASAINKRTSHITIVVSEKKEV, encoded by the coding sequence ATGACACAAGCTAAAGCTATCGCTCGTACAGTTCGTATCGCTCCTCGTAAAGTACGTCTAGTAGTAGACTTAATCCGAGGCAAGCAAATTGGTGAAGCAGTTGCAATTTTACGTCATACTCCAAAAGCGGCGTCTCCAGTCGTTGAGAAAGTATTAAAATCTGCAGTTGCTAACGCTGAACATAACTATGAGTTAGATGTTAATAACTTAGTTGTATCTGAAATCTTTGTTGATGAAGGTCCAACATTAAAACGTTTCCGTCCACGTGCACAAGGTCGTGCGTCGGCAATCAACAAACGTACTAGCCACATTACAATCGTGGTATCTGAGAAGAAGGAGGTTTAA
- the rpsS gene encoding 30S ribosomal protein S19, which produces MGRSLKKGPFVDDHLMKKVEAQEASEKKQVIKTWSRRSTIFPNFIGLTIAVYDGRKHVPVYVTEDMVGHKLGEFAPTRTYKGHGADDKKTRR; this is translated from the coding sequence ATGGGTCGCAGCTTAAAGAAAGGACCTTTTGTTGATGACCACCTAATGAAAAAGGTGGAAGCACAAGAGGCTTCTGAGAAAAAACAGGTTATTAAAACTTGGTCTCGCCGTTCTACTATCTTCCCAAACTTCATCGGTTTAACAATCGCTGTATATGATGGACGTAAACACGTTCCTGTATACGTAACTGAAGATATGGTAGGTCATAAACTTGGTGAGTTCGCACCAACTCGTACTTATAAAGGTCACGGTGCAGATGACAAGAAAACAAGACGCTAA